Proteins from a single region of Thermococcus sp. CX2:
- a CDS encoding ABC transporter ATP-binding protein has translation MKAVKVRNLRFTYNGSEVLRGIDLEVEEGEFIAILGPNGAGKSTLLRCIAGILHCEGIEVLERPLSSYSRNELAKVLAYVPQRSEPGFMTVFDTVLLGRRPYMGLRPSKRDIEIVMKTLKKLGISHLALKPTNRLSGGELQKVSIARALAQEPRILMMDEPTNNLDLKSQLEVMEIARDFALSGGTSIVVMHDVNLALRFAERFVFMKDGEIVADGGRKILKPELFEEVYGVKVEVEEIRGIPVVVPLSHLGLSEEFK, from the coding sequence ATGAAGGCAGTAAAAGTCAGAAACCTGCGCTTCACCTACAATGGCTCCGAGGTGCTGAGGGGAATAGACCTTGAGGTCGAGGAGGGCGAGTTCATAGCAATCCTCGGGCCGAACGGCGCCGGAAAGAGCACGCTCCTGAGATGCATCGCGGGAATCCTTCACTGTGAGGGAATTGAGGTTCTGGAAAGGCCTCTTAGCAGCTACTCGAGGAACGAGCTGGCCAAGGTTCTGGCCTACGTCCCCCAGAGGAGTGAGCCCGGCTTCATGACGGTCTTCGACACGGTTCTCCTCGGCAGGAGGCCCTACATGGGGTTGAGGCCTTCGAAAAGGGACATTGAGATTGTAATGAAAACCCTCAAAAAGCTCGGTATATCTCACCTCGCCCTCAAGCCTACCAACAGGCTCAGCGGCGGTGAGCTCCAGAAGGTTAGTATAGCGAGAGCGTTAGCTCAGGAGCCGAGAATCCTCATGATGGACGAGCCCACCAACAACCTCGACCTGAAGAGCCAGCTTGAGGTCATGGAGATAGCCAGGGATTTCGCGCTCTCGGGAGGAACTTCGATAGTGGTCATGCACGACGTCAACTTGGCCCTGCGCTTCGCCGAGAGGTTTGTTTTCATGAAGGATGGAGAAATAGTCGCTGATGGCGGGAGGAAAATCCTCAAGCCAGAGCTCTTCGAAGAGGTCTACGGCGTAAAAGTTGAGGTGGAAGAAATAAGGGGAATCCCAGTGGTCGTTCCCCTCTCACATCTCGGCCTCTCCGAGGAATTCAAGTAA